The nucleotide window ACCAACGGAATGCCCAGTTGGCGGGCCAGCTTGTAGCCTTTGGAATGACCGATCATCAGATCCGCGTGGACGTCGGCGGCGGCCTCGGTCAAGTCTTCAAAGTCGACGCCTTCGATCACCCGCGGCGGTTCGCTCGGGCCCATTTCGATTCGGTTGATCGATGCCTTCAGCGTTCCGCTCTGGCCTCCGGAGCCGCACAAGACGGTTTGGATGCCGATCTCCGCCAAGAATCCGACGGTTGAAACGACGAAGTCTTCGTCGCCGAAAACGATGGCACGCTTTCCAAAGATGTACTTGTGGGCGTCGATGTAGCTGTCGACCAATCGCCCGCGTTCGGCAGTGTGATGTTGGGGCGTCGGTCGGCCGCTGACCTTTTCCAACACTCCGAACATTTGATCGCTGGCTCGCACACCGATCGGCATGGGCAACACCATGGCGGGCACGTCGAATTTTGCGGCCAGGATGCCCGCCGCGGTGCGACCCGTTGGCGTATCACCCAACTGAATCGACGCGGCGGCGGTTCCGCATCGCCGAATCATGTCGATGGGCGTACCGCCATCGGGAATCCGTTGGTACTGTTGCCACGGCGGGCCGTCCAATCGATCGCTGTAGTCCGGCGTCAGGATTGGCGTTAGTCGAAAATCGTGAACGATTTCTCGCAGGTGACGTAGGTCGGCGGGCGACACGATGAAGGGAAGAATGTTGACCAGGTCGTCTTGTCGCTTTCCGCCTTCGGCCAGGGTGTCGACGATCGCCGCCACGGCTTCGGTGTATCCGTCGAAATGGCTGCCGTGATAGCTGGGCGTCGAAGCGTGAATCAGCGGCGGGATCGACAGGTCCGTATTGCCCGCTTGTTCGCTGCGAAATTCGTTCAGGAACATCGACACGTCGTCGCCGATCGTTTCGCTCAGGCAAGTCGTTGCGATTCCCACCGCTTTGGGGCGATAACTTTCCAGCACGTGCCGCAGCCCGATCGACAGGTTGTTTTGCCCGCCAAAGATGGCCGATTGTTCGTCGAAGTTGGACGACGCGATGTCCATCGGTTCGCGAAAGTGGCTGATCAAATATCGCCGGATGTACGTCGAGCAGCCTTGTGATCCGTGCAAGAAGGGCAAGCAGCCTTCCACGCCGCTGAATGCCAGACAAGCACCCAAGGGCGTGCACATCTTGCATGCGTTTCGGGTGGCAACAAAGCTGGAACCTTGATCGGTCATCATGCCGTCTCCGTTTCTTGGGCAGCCAAGCCGCTGC belongs to Crateriforma spongiae and includes:
- a CDS encoding nitrogenase component 1 — its product is MMTDQGSSFVATRNACKMCTPLGACLAFSGVEGCLPFLHGSQGCSTYIRRYLISHFREPMDIASSNFDEQSAIFGGQNNLSIGLRHVLESYRPKAVGIATTCLSETIGDDVSMFLNEFRSEQAGNTDLSIPPLIHASTPSYHGSHFDGYTEAVAAIVDTLAEGGKRQDDLVNILPFIVSPADLRHLREIVHDFRLTPILTPDYSDRLDGPPWQQYQRIPDGGTPIDMIRRCGTAAASIQLGDTPTGRTAAGILAAKFDVPAMVLPMPIGVRASDQMFGVLEKVSGRPTPQHHTAERGRLVDSYIDAHKYIFGKRAIVFGDEDFVVSTVGFLAEIGIQTVLCGSGGQSGTLKASINRIEMGPSEPPRVIEGVDFEDLTEAAADVHADLMIGHSKGYKLARQLGIPLVRIGLPVHDRFGASRMLHVGYRGTQQLFDRIVNTLLEQRQDISEMGYTYL